From the genome of Brienomyrus brachyistius isolate T26 chromosome 8, BBRACH_0.4, whole genome shotgun sequence, one region includes:
- the gpx1b gene encoding glutathione peroxidase 1b, with protein sequence MAAAKSIYDFSAKLVTGESFDFSCLKGKVVLIENVASLUGTTTRDYTQMNELQERYAAQGLVVLGVPCNQFGHQENLKNEEILKALKYVRPGNGFEPNFKLLEKVDVNGKDAHPLFVFLKEKLPFPSDDSTSLMNDPKSIIWSPVCRSDVAWNFEKFLIGPDGEPFKRYGRNFQTINIDGDIKKLLSLSK encoded by the exons ATGGCAGCAGCAAAGAGCATCTATGACTTCTCTGCGAAGCTGGTTACGGGGGAGTCGTTTGACTTCTCCTGCCTGAAGGGCAAAGTTGTGCTGATCGAGAACGTGGCGTCTCTCTGAGGTACGACCACCAGGGATTACACCCAGATGAACGAGCTCCAGGAGCGCTACGCCGCCCAGGGGCTTGTAGTTCTGGGGGTGCCCTGCAACCAGTTCGGACACCAG GAGAATCTTAAGAACGAGGAGATCCTCAAGGCCTTGAAGTACGTTCGACCAGGAAATGGTTTTGAGCCGAATTTCAAGCTTCTGGAGAAGGTGGACGTCAATGGGAAGGATGCGCACCCATTGTTTGTCTTTCTCAAGGAAAAGCTGCCTTTCCCCAGTGATGATAGCACGTCTCTCATGAACGACCCCAAGTCCATCATCTGGAGTCCTGTCTGCCGAAGTGACGTTGCCTGGAACTTTGAGAAGTTCCTCATTGGCCCAGATGGAGAGCCCTTCAAGCGGTATGGTAGGAACTTCCAGACCATCAACATCGATGGAGACATCAAAAAGCTCCTCAGCCTGAGCAAATAA